Proteins encoded in a region of the Mercenaria mercenaria strain notata chromosome 1, MADL_Memer_1, whole genome shotgun sequence genome:
- the LOC123534924 gene encoding uncharacterized protein LOC123534924: MARTLLLKLFCLLVILSMLDSAEARRRKKERSGHAKLSRRSKTERLLDLKVGNRKRFLRLKKRQLRRVNKRLSRKKLDVGYFSSSDETVGCLEECINELTNQNCTSRCLEQMHNGFNYVKDNKAITVENNEDKLLVMDTNILLDTKLAQHEKKVLKNGRGKGRGKKTRKRTVFVPNMVDIQNSTGVIKLRLMLDSSCMKIFVDFCNGDIQAAKDEVEYFFALAMNRIALYYSSLKRHGITVNATNNVTFPLDLTVVLENITYPSYNETTKSFHDILPIAFNRRGDGENTSLVMNYLLHPNGTQIRSHGLFTDFASYMRKTFEDPLSFDILHIITGDDLVAEKYFLHNSRPWFFERDSSVSGIADVGSFCSDYQSFTFDGRFGIVEFFTPYFDRIVAHELGHNLGARHDGNERCPTSDFTLMMPAALPKVKNVSAEYYNFSICSAEEIANHLSSFTSDKIATCLYTEKPSVDDFLDNYCKGLTGSKYDLNDHCKLFFGNESYVCTEGNTDLEQGYLAHNSCQPVLDAFYLTAPLFKCAKNNKCENTTNMIFHVFDGSKCLNQDGTQGDQVCFNGECTSEFRLCSKISTGGRKGKRTKNGKKGKRRNKTEKIVKTKQKIVETKKKIVNTRKTNRKIVKSKQKIVKTKTKLQTDKIRKEITGPKRSNRRRSD, encoded by the exons AGAGATCTGGGCATGCTAAATTGTCACGTCGCTCGAAAACTGAAAGATTGTTAGACCTTAAAGTTGGAAACAGGAAACGGTTCCTCAGACTAAAGAAACGTCAGTTGCGGAGAGTTAATAAAAGACTGTCACGCAAAAAATTG GATGTGGGATATTTCTCCTCATCTGATGAAACTGTTGGTTGCTTAGAAGAATGCATAAATGAACTGACAAACCAGAATTGCACAAGT CGCTGTTTGGAACAAATGCACAACGGATTCAATTACGTTAAGGATAATAAGGCTATAACGGTGGAAAATAATGAGGATAAACTGTTAGTAATGGACACAAATATACTGTTAGACACCAAAC TTGCCCAGCATGAAAAGAAAGTACTTAAAAATGGCAGAGGCAAAGGCAGAGGCAAGAAAACACGTAAGCGGACGGTATTTGTTCCCAACATGGTCGATATACAGAATAGTACAGGAGTTATAAAACTCAGGCTCATGTTGGATTCTAGCTGTATGAAGAT ATTTGTGGACTTTTGTAATGGTGACATACAGGCTGCAAAAGATGAAGTAGAATATTTCTTCGCACTTGCAATGAATCGA ATTGCCCTGTATTATTCCTCTCTTAAGAGACATGGAATTACCGTTAACGCGACAAATAATGTGACATTTCCACTGGATCTGACTGTTGTCTTGGAAAATATTACGTATCCCTCTTATAAT GAAACTACTAAAAGCTTTCATGACATACTACCGATAGCATTTAACAGACGAGGGGACGGAGAAAACACCTCCTTGGTTATGAACTATCTTTTACATCCAAACGGAACACAGATACGTAGTCACGGACTATTCACAGACTTTGCTTCGTATATGCGCAAAACTTTTGAAGACCCGTTAAGTTTTGACATATTGCATATCATTACAGG GGATGATTTGGTCGCAGAAAAGTACTTTTTACATAACTCTAGGCCTTGGTTTTTCGAACGGGATTCATCAGTTTCCG GAATTGCAGATGTAGGGTCGTTCTGTAGTGACTATCAGTCGTTTACATTTGACGGTCGGTTTGGAATTGTCGAATTCTTCACACCGTACTTCGACCGTATTGTTGCGCATGAGCTTGGGCACAA CCTTGGGGCTCGACATGATGGAAATGAGCGATGTCCAACAAGTGATTTTACACTTATGATGCCAGCTGCACTGCCAAAAGTGAAAAATGTGTCTGCAGAGTATTACAACTTCTCAATTTGTTCTGCAGAGGAGATTGCAAATCATTTATCAAG TTTCACAAGCGACAAAATAGCAACATGTCTGTACACTGAAAAGCCATCCGTTGACGATTTCCTAGACAATTACTGCAAGGGACTGACGGGTTCAAAGTACGATTTAAACGACCATTGCAAATTGTTTTTTGGAAACGAAAGCTACGTGTGCACTGAG GGAAATACAGATTTAGAACAAGGCTATTTAGCGCACAATAGCTGCCAACCAGTGCTCGATGCCTTTTACTTGACCGCTCCACTTTTCAAATGCGCAAAGAATAACAAGTGTGAAAACACTACAAACATGATATTCCATGTATTTGATGGATCGAAATGTTTGAATCAGGATGGCACTCAAGGAGACCAG GTATGTTTCAATGGGGAATGTACCTCAGAATTTAGACTTTGTAGTAAGATATCAACAGGTGGCAGAAAAGGAAAAAGAACAAAGAATGGCAAGAAAGGGAAAAGGAGAAATAAAACTGAGAAGATTGTAAAAACGAAACAGAAGATTGTAGAAACGAAAAAGAAGATTGTAAACACGAGAAAAACAAACAGGAAGATTGTAAAATCGAAACAGAAAATTgtaaaaacgaaaacaaaattacaaacagACAAAATACGGAAAGAAATAACGGGACCTAAAAGGTCAAACAGGAGAAGGTCGGATTGA